From a region of the Cucumis sativus cultivar 9930 chromosome 6, Cucumber_9930_V3, whole genome shotgun sequence genome:
- the LOC101212972 gene encoding probable carboxylesterase 15 yields MTKGKSLVLDVSGWLRLYDDGSVDRTWNGPPEVKFVAESVPPHDEFIDGVAVRDLVIDQNSGLRVRIYLPEVKCGGEVKKLPVVLHFHGGGFCISEADWFMYYHTYTNFVKSAEAICVSVYLRRAPEHRLPAAIEDGLSGLKWLQSVALGDEIEPWIVENADFNRVFLIGDSAGGNLVHSVAALAGETDLAPLKLAGGIPIHPGFVRAKRSKSEMENPQSPFLNLDMVDNFLNLALPVGSSKDNPITCPMGRAAPPLEKLNLPPFLLCVAEKDLVIDTQMEYYEAMKAANKEVEILMSKGMGHSFYLNKIALKLDPETAAESDRLFAGIARFIKQH; encoded by the coding sequence ATGACCAAAGGAAAAAGCTTAGTTCTCGACGTTTCCGGTTGGCTCAGACTCTACGACGATGGCTCCGTTGATCGGACCTGGAATGGACCGCCGGAGGTCAAGTTTGTCGCCGAGTCTGTTCCGCCTCACGATGAATTCATTGACGGAGTCGCCGTTCGTGACTTGGTGATTGATCAGAACTCTGGTCTTCGTGTTCGGATCTATTTACCGGAGGTGAAATGCGGCGGCGAAGTAAAGAAACTTCCGGTTGTCTTACATTTTCACGGCGGTGGATTTTGTATTAGCGAAGCGGATTGGTTTATGTATTATCATACTTACACTAATTTTGTGAAATCCGCCGAAGCAATTTGTGTCTCTGTTTATCTCCGTCGAGCGCCGGAGCACCGTCTTCCAGCAGCGATCGAGGACGGGTTGTCCGGTCTGAAGTGGCTTCAATCGGTGGCTCTCGGTGACGAAATCGAGCCTTGGATTGTCGAAAACGCAGATTTCAACCGCGTTTTCCTAATCGGAGATAGCGCTGGTGGAAACCTTGTTCACTCTGTCGCTGCTCTAGCCGGAGAAACCGATCTCGCCCCGTTGAAATTAGCCGGTGGAATTCCAATTCATCCCGGTTTTGTTCGAGCAAAACGAAGCAAATCAGAGATGGAGAATCCACAATCGCCGTTCTTGAATCTGGATATGGTAGACAACTTTCTGAACCTCGCATTACCGGTTGGGAGTTCAAAGGATAATCCGATCACATGTCCAATGGGAAGGGCGGCGCCGCCTCTTGAAAAGCTAAATCTGCCACCGTTTTTACTGTGCGTTGCGGAGAAGGATTTGGTAATCGACACTCAAATGGAGTATTATGAAGCAATGAAGGCGGCGAATAAAGAAGTGGAGATTCTAATGAGTAAAGGAATGGGACATAGcttttatttgaataagaTTGCTTTGAAGTTAGACCCTGAAACTGCTGCTGAATCGGACCGCCTCTTCGCCGGAATTGCTCGATTCATTAAGCAACATTAG
- the LOC101221006 gene encoding putative RING-H2 finger protein ATL69: MSSAHPPSSPATGLGLGYGIAIAVSILVFISTVMLISYACIRVKSATTRPSASLPSPPTPVDNVVVLMVGLHGSIIESYPKLVLGESRRLPPPNNGPCSICLSDYKPHDSVRCIPDCRHCFHSDCVDQWLRMSATCPLCRNSPAPTPLATPLSELVPLASHAR; the protein is encoded by the coding sequence ATGTCCTCCGCCCACCCTCCTTCCTCCCCCGCCACCGGTCTCGGTCTCGGCTACGGCATTGCCATTGCCGTCAGCATCCTCGTCTTCATCTCCACCGTCATGCTCATCTCCTACGCCTGCATTCGCGTTAAATCTGCCACTACTCGTCCCTCCGCTTCCCTTCCCTCTCCCCCAACCCCCGTCGACAATGTCGTGGTTCTCATGGTTGGATTACACGGCTCCATCATCGAATCCTACCCTAAATTGGTCCTCGGAGAGAGTCGTCGTCTTCCTCCCCCTAACAATGGCCCTTGCTCCATTTGCCTCTCTGATTACAAGCCCCACGATTCCGTTCGATGCATCCCCGATTGTCGACATTGTTTTCACTCTGATTGCGTCGATCAATGGCTTCGTATGAGTGCTACTTGTCCTTTGTGTCGAAATTCCCCAGCTCCAACCCCTCTTGCTACTCCTCTCTCTGAACTTGTGCCTCTGGCTTCCCATGCTAGGTGA
- the LOC101212730 gene encoding uncharacterized CRM domain-containing protein At3g25440, chloroplastic produces the protein MIVPLGFNNVFKYRTSISPLSHCPNKIFEFLLCCSQNCCILKNTRTFNYGSEKTPLSNPGSDPKPSPSFFRNMGSVSKHVMFLEKWNSSFNGVYGLTSVVGYRWIHSTKSVEPLEKSEGKSAIGFTDGSGIEEEEKKEKKTRKKLKGKRAVVRWLKLFRWKKKKEYERMTSEEKILFKMNKARKKEKRLVEALEKIEPADSSDTTHDPEILTPEEHFYFLKMGIKGKNYVPVGRRGIYQGVILNMHLHWKKHQTVKVVVKTFSPEEVKEIAAELARLTGGLVLDIHEEDTIIMYRGKNYSQPPTEIMSPRVSLSRKKALDKSKYRDGLRAVRKHIPKLEQELRFLQSQAKLNCKSNGESVEHMQETVDDTNKSKAISSLNLENLDDSSNAMRSVSKDWSDDSSPIDTGMSSDSEDLSDMFETDIDSEADEKMEKPLFLKEFENFAAETEDEIEDLSDQLRQISMDSKQAKILENDVNSPEFDEVDRLFLRSASLLKKKRR, from the exons ATGATTGTGCCTCTAGGGTTTAATAACGTTTTTAAATATCGCACATCAATCTCTCCTCTTTCTCATTGTCCCAACAAAATCTTCGAGTTTTTGTTGTGTTGTTCACAAAATTGCTGCATTCTGAAGAACACTAGAACTTTCAACTATGGATCAGAGAAGACCCCACTCAGTAACCCTGGTTCCGATCCCAAACCTTCCCCTTCATTCTTCCGAAATATGGGTTCTGTGTCAAAGCATGTCATGTTCCTCGAGAAATGGAACTCTTCATTTAATGGCGTCTATGGGCTTACGTCTGTTGTGGGGTACCGTTGGATTCATTCAACTAAATCTGTTGAGCCTTTAGAGAAAAGTGAGGGGAAATCTGCTATTGGTTTTACAGATGGAAGTGGAAttgaggaggaggagaagaaggagaagaagacgAGGAAAAAGTTGAAGGGTAAAAGAGCTGTCGTGAGGTGGCTTAAGTTGTTCaggtggaagaagaagaaagaatatgaGAGAATGACATCGGAGGAAAAAATTCTGTTCAAAATGAATAAG GCAcgtaagaaagagaaaaggctCGTTGAAGCACTGGAAAAGATTGAGCCTGCCGATTCATCAGATACAACCCATGATCCAGAGATACTGACACCAGAGGAACACTTTTACTTTCTGAAGATGGGTATCAAAGGAAAGAATTATGTGCCAGTTGGAAGACGTGGTATATACCAGGGTGTAATTCTAAATATGCATCTCCACTGGAAGAAGCATCAAACTGTGAAGGTGGTGGTAAAGACGTTTTCACCGGAAGAGGTCAAAGAGATTGCTGCCGAGCTAGCAAGATTGACTGGAGGGTTGGTACTTGATATTCATGAAGAGGATACCATAATCATGTATAGGGGGAAGAACTATTCACAACCACCCACAGAGATAATGTCGCCAAGGGTCTCTCTATCTCGTAAGAAG GCTTTGGATAAATCTAAATATAGGGACGGCCTTCGGGCAGTGAGAAAGCACATTCCAAAACTTGAACAAGAGCTTAGGTTTTTACAATCTCAGGCTAAACTGAACTGCAAGAGCAATGGTGAATCTGTTGAACATATGCAAGAAACCGTCGATGACACAAATAAATCCAAGGCTATTTCAAGCCTCAACTTGGAGAATTTGGACGACTCAAGCAACGCCATGAGATCAGTTAGCAAAGACTGGTCCGATGATTCCTCTCCTATAGATACAGGAATGAGTTCAGACTCAGAGGACTTGTCAGATATGTTTGAGACCGACATCGATTCAGAAGCCGATGAGAAGATGGAAAAGCCTCTATTTTTgaaagagtttgaaaattttgcagCAGAAACTGAAGACGAAATCGAAGACCTTTCTGATCAACTTAGACAGATATCCATGGACTCTAAGCAAGCTAAAATATTGGAGAATGATGTGAATTCACCGGAATTTGACGAGGTCGATCGATTGTTCTTGCGTTCAGCATCACtgttaaagaagaaaagaagatag